From Candidatus Cloacimonadota bacterium:
GCATCTTTGCTGCGCACCATCAGAGAGGCGTCGCCAAAGATATGCCAGTTTTTATATTCGGAAGCACCGTTGGTGCCGTAAACTTCAATCATGCGGGAAGATCCGTTGTAGAAAAGCCCGCCCAAGGTTTGTTTCGATTCCGCGCAGAGGAGATCAACTGTTTCGTCCTGTGCTCTCATCGGTGGAGCCCAGCTCTGGTTCACGCTGCTGGCATACATTCCGATCGCTCCGGTGGGAGCGCCGGTTGTGCTGTTTTGCGCTCTCAGCCAGGCTTCCGCGAAACAGGTGCGACTCACAAAGTTTCCATTCACACAGGCAACGCTGTTGATGAAGGGGAGTTTATAATCGTTTGTGAGCGCGTTGACATGGGTGTTGCTAAAGCCTGTCGTGCCCCAGGATGTGTCTGATCCATGGCCCACATAGTTCGTGAAACCGCGTCCGTCATTCACATTCGCGCTCACCATTGCCGCGGTGGCGCCCTGAGCCTGATAGACCTGATCAACGCTTAAATAGCCGTAGTTCAAAAGGTTGGTGCGGATGAGTTCCATGTGCTGCTGGTCGCTTTCGCCATTGTCACCCTGGCCGCCGCCTCCTTCGTTTGAGGCAATTCCCATTCCTTTCTGAACCCAGTCTTCGCCGGCTTCAATGTCACGTTCATAGTGGACGGTGCGCAAAACCTGAGTCTCCATTTGCGCTTCGGTTTCTGCTGAAAAACGACCCACGTAGATGTCTGGATAGTTGTCTGAACCTGCCAAAAGCGCGTAGGAAGGGTCGCTGCCGCCACCGCCGGAACTGAGGGAAGGAACCTGCGGCGCGTCTCCAAAGATTTGGACAAACATCAGTCCGTCGTTCAGGTCATACTGGTTTTGGATGTAGGTTTTAATCTGGTTAGCCGTGGGTCCTGCCACGCTAACGTCCACAATATCAACCCGATAGCCATTTTCGCGCTTCCATTGCACCCAGGGGTCCATCACGGTGTCGAACATGGAGTGTTTAATCGCCAAAATGCGTCCCTCTTCACCCAGGGAAGGATATTTCGCTTCCCTGAAATTCAGGAACATATTGGCGTAAATGCTTTCAAATTCTGCCGCGTAGGCATTTCTTTGAACGGGAAGTGAATTTGTGAAATCAGTCCCATTGGCTTCCAGCGCCACTTTCATGCGAGTATAAACCCTGAGCGTCTGGCTTTCGGGGAAATACATGAAGGGCTTAAAATGGACGGTGATGCCACGATAATCCCTCAAAATGAAGGGTTCGGAAACAAGCGCCGTCTGGGTGGGCCAAGGCTGCGATCCCTGATAACTGGCTCCAAACCTGTGGGGAACGCTGGCCGGATCGATGTCACGGGTCAGGTTGCCCTTGGATGGCGCCACTGCCAGGCTGATTTCCTGATATTCGCTTTCCAAAATGCTCAGTTCCATGCGGGCTGAATTTGGAATAATCACGCTGCGTGCCAAAATCGGAAGCTGCGGGTTTCCCTCTTCCAGTGTGATACCTTCTTTTTTGAGGCTGAGTTCGTGCCAGGTTTCGTTGCCGATTTGAACCGGTTGAGCCTCAAAATGTCCCAAACTGAGTTCAAAAACCATCCTTTGAGGCAGGCTTTCAACCAGTTTGATCTCATTGGGCTGGCTTCCCAGTGTGATTTGTGTTGCGCTCAGCGTCAAGACCAACGCCAAAAATAAGCTTATGAGCAGAAACATGCGTTTCATTATGGTTCCTCCATTCTGTCGGGCTTTTTCCAACAGGTTGGCCCGCAGTGGTTTAATATTCTTTCAGAAAAAAAAGTTAAGGTTTTTTGAAGCATATTTTAAAATGGACGCGGGAGGCACCAAACAGGCGCCGCCCGCTCCAATTCGTAATTATTTCATCAACATCATTTTCATGGTTTTGTTATAGTCCGCACTTTCCATGCGATAGAGATAGATGCCGCTGGAAACGCCTCGTCCAGCCTCATCTTTTCCGTTCCAAACAGCCTGATGTCTTCCGGCGGGAAGCTTGGCATCCACCAAGGTGCGGATCAATTGACCCTTCACGTTGTAGATGGCAAGACGCACGTTCCCACCCTCTTTCAGAGCGAAGGCGATCGAAGTTTCCGGGTTAAACGGGTTGGGATAGTTGCCTTCCAGCGCCGTTGCCAGGGGGATGTTTCCATCATCCTGTGTTGCCGTGTCGATCTCCACTCGAACGGGAATCACCACAGCGGGGTTTGCCGTATCGTTTGAAGTAATCACGATTTCCCCGGTCAGGTTATGAGCCGGATTCGGAACTGTATATCTCAGAGTATAGGTATTTCCTTCGCCAACTTGAACGTTGTAAGCAGCGTCGTTTGCGACAGCACTGCCGTTGAGGATTAATTCCATTTCGGAGGGATAGGAAATGTGTCCACTCAAGGGGACGGTTCCCAGGTTGTTCACAACGAAATCCGCGCTCAGCTCGGCGTTTGGGGTTACGTTTGTGAAAGCAATCCCTTCTTGCGGCACAAAAATCATGGCGATGTCGCCACTGCCGGAAAGCGGGAAGACGATGTCATCAATCCAGGCACAGTCGCCGCCGGTGCTCACGGAATAATCTTTCGTGTAGCTCCATTTAAAGGTGTGGTTTCCAGGTGTCACTGGGTAGCTGACCTGATCCCAGTCTTTGGTTCCGCTCCAGGAGCCCTGTTCGACATCATCGATGCTGAATCGCAGCCAGTCGTAGTTGTTTTCGGAGGAAACCTTGCGCCAGAAGCTGATGTTGCCTGCCGCGCCCACGTTCATCGTGATGCTGAGGTCGGTGTTTGTGTTGTGGGCGATGGCGCCGCTTTTCGCGCTGAAAATCCCTGAGTGTACGTTCGAGGGTGAAGTTTCAATCGTCCAGGGGACAGAAGGATCGTTCTGCCAAGTGTGGGCGCTGAAATCTCCGGTTTCAAAACCGTCTCCCATCATTCCGATGGGCAAAACCACGCAATAGTTCAGGTTTTGAGCCCCGGCCGCCAGGGACAGACCCACTGGGATCATGTCTCCATCGGCAAGGTAGGCACCCAGCGAAACTGTAAATGTGACGGGTATGGTGACTCCCACACCCAGCGAGGGCAGGATGAATCCATCTGTGCTCAAAATGATTCCGGGATGATGAGCCAGAATGGTCAATTCTCCACTTTCCGCCGCCATGTGTCCATTGTTTGTGAGGTTCAAAGTGATGGAAACGTCTTCTCCCGGCTGCAGGAATCCGTCGCCGTTGCTGTCGATCATGGTCATATTGCCAAAAGCCAGCTCCGGAGCGTTCACAGTGAGGCTGCGGGTGCTGACCCATTCGTTGGTTCCGTCGCTCACACAGATGTCGAAAAACACTTTTTCCTGGTCGGGAATATTCAGGTGGAACAAAACGCTGAAAACACCATCCATAACCACCTGGCTTTCCGAAGGGATATTGGGAAGGTCGATGCTGCCTTCGAGAACGCTCACGTAGGGGTTTTCAGAGCTGAGAGTGGCGCTGAGGTTTGTGGCGTCCTGGATGCCAACGTTGTTGAAAGTTAGATCCATGCTGATGGTTTCACCCGCTTCGGCGATGCCGTTGAGGTTCGGGTCCACCACTCCGATGGGGCTCACAGTCACGTAAGGACCGACGTTTGGAACCACGGGAACATCAACAATCATCGGCTTTCTGAGGCTGCGGGTCAAAACGATTCTGGCAGTGCCGGGTTCGGAGAAGGGGGTGAAATCCAGGCTCAAAAGCCCGCTGGCGTCGGTGAGGCCAACGCCGTGCAGTTCACCGTCCATGCTGATCGCCACGTAGGTGTAGGGATCGGCAATCACATCGAGGTTACCCAAGCCCATAAACAGGGTCTGGGGAGCTTGGAAGCTGTTATTTTCCGGGATGCCCAGCCAGGGAATCAGGCTTGGATCTCCCATAATCGAATAGATTTCCCAATACATGTTCGCGCGGGTACTGTTGGCTTGAACCACAGCCATATTTGCCATGAACATCATCGATGCCACGTTGCTGCCCCAATCCTCGAACGGTTCGTTGTGTTCGTGGAACATCGCGTCGTAGGCGCCAGTGCGTCCTGGAACGAAAGGAGAGCCGGTTCCCACGATGGGGGGCTTCCAGCCCACTGCCCACCAGTAGTCTTCATCCCAATAGGTGCTGTTCGTTCCGCCGATATAAATCACGGCACCCTTGTCCACGGCGCGCAGCCAGGCTTCGGCAAAGCAGGTGCCAATGTTGAAAGCACTGGTAAGGCAGCAGTTTCCAACCACCACGGGATATTTGTTTATATTCTGTAAGCTGTTGATATTGCTGATGGTAAAGCTAGGGTCATGCCAGGTGGTTTCGCTGCCGTGGGCAGTATAATTCACATATCCAGCGCCGTTGGAAACATTTTGGATAATCGCCGAAGAAGATGAACCGGAAGCGGGGTAAAGATATGTGTGGGAATCGATTCCGTGGGCGGTGTTGAAATAGTTTCCCGTGCTGTAGTTGATTGCCCCGTTCGCGTGGGTGGTGGACCAATAGCTGTCCACGCCCGCAATCATCACCACTTCTTGCAGATAGCTGTCATCAGGCATGGCATATCTTTCATACATCAAGGTTTTGTTCACTTGGTTTGTCACTTCCGCGGCTGTGGTGGCGGAAAAGCGCCCGAAATACATATCCGGGATGTAGTCCGAACCCTGCAGCCGCACGTAAGTCAGATCTGTTACGTGGCTGGCGGTATTTCCCGTATTCGAGGGAATCTGTGGGGTGTCGCCAACAATCAAAAGATAAGATGGGGCAGGGTTGTCTGCCGTGGCGTCGTTCCAAATCCCTTGGAGATAGCTTTTTATCGAACTCGCCGTGGTTCCGGTTTGGTTCGTGGTCGCCAAAATAACGTTGTATCCTTCCTGTTTTTTCCATTCGATGAAAGGCTCTAGCGCGCCAACGAAATCCGCCGGGGTGATGATTATATATGACATCGGATAACGGTTCAGAGACACCCTGTCGGAATCCGGATTCAAAAGAATGCTGCGCAGCGGCGCTTCGAACGCGGGAGAAAAAGTTTTGGCACGAAGTTCACGCGTGCCGATGTGGTCCGGATTGATAAAATCCACTTCCAGTTCCGCGCTGTAAATCACTTCCAACCTTCCATCCGCGGGGTTGTAGCGAATGGGTGTAAAATCAAGTGCGAAAAGGCGATAGCCTCTCATATGTCCCAGTTCGGTGACTGCAATCGCCGGCTCGTCTGTCCAGGCGTTGCGGCCGTAGAAACCGTGATCGATTACGAAGGGAACTTGTTCCGGGTTTTCGCTTTTGGAGATTGATTCCTGTTTGGGAATGATGGGTTTGTCCCAGCCCAAATCGCTCAAAAGATATGTCTGTTGAAGCGCGCTGGAAAATTCAGCTCTCACCTGCGCGCCTTCCGGAACGCTGATGATTTGCCGCAAAAGCGGAAGCTTGGGCTGTCCAACCCTGTTTGTGGTGGTATATTGAGCCACGCTGATCTCGGTGAAAAGTCCTCCCTTGGTTTGAACTTCCTCAAAATCAAGCTTGTCTATGCTATAGCGGACGGTCAGACCCTCGCTGTTGTCGCGGATTAATTCCGCGCTGGTTGGTAGAGTCCCCAGAGTGACCGAGCTCGTTGCCGCGACCATAAAAGCCGCCAACAACAATAGAACGGCCAGCAAAAAACTCTTCTTCATGTTGTCTCCTTGCTATTTATCTCATTTTATAGATTTCATATCCAATACATGTATAAGATGCAAAAATGATTCCCAAATCCAAATAATAATCCTGGAAGTTCCAAAAACCTTCTGCCATCCCAATCGATGGATAGTTTCATGGCTCTAAAAACTGAAAACACTGTCAGGTTTATCCAAGCCCGCTTCCATCAATGAGGTGGCTTCCATTATATAAGAACGAGTCTGTTGTTTTTCGGGTCGAAAAGCCCTAAACATTTATCCACCTTATGTTTAGCTTTTGAAACATAAGGGATACTAAAGGGGGCAAGGCGGAAGCGGCACCCAAGATACTGATCTACGCAGAGTTGGGCGAGTTCAAAAACGCCGGCCACCCAGACCAGCGTCGAATTATGTTTCAGGATTCTATTTGAGTATCATGGTGGTGGATTTTTTGCCACCCTTGTTGCAATTTAGGATTATCTCCAGTTTGTCATTTTTTTGGAGATTGGGAATTTTATATAGGAACGATCCGCCCGTGTTATCGATTTGGGCGCGGGTATGTTGGGTGATAATTTTGTCTCCATTGAGGTGGATTTCGATGCTGTTGATGAAATGCACGTTCGAATCTTTCACCTTGTGGTCGAACGAGATTTCAAGGGTTTGAGTGGAGGCTTTGTAGGATGCGCGGATATCGTCCGCGGGATGGGCGAATAAGCCAAGAGCGAGTGCCATCAAGGCAATCATGAACAAGATTTTTTTCATCTTTCCATACTCCTGTTTTAAGGGTGTTGATTATGAAAACGGCAAAGCCCGGGCCGCGAAACACGGTTATCCGGGGAAAGCCGATTTATTTTATGTAACTCCACAAGTTTATACCTGTTTGGTCGCGGAAGCCCTCATTGTTTTTTGTTTTGGGCGGCGGCGTGGGCGAAAAGTTCGTCCATTGTTTTGAAACGGTTCAGCAAAGCGACGGCCTGCTGGAGCTGTTTATCCAGTCCGATGGTGGCTTTGTAGGCTTCCAAATCTCCATGGACGGCACGCAGGAGTTCACTTTTAATCATGGTTCGCAGGTAGGTGTCGGTGCTGTCAACATCTGCCTGGGTATATTTTATATCGCGGGAAGAAGCGTAGGCGAGGAAGCTGTTCAGCAGCGATGAGCCAACCACAAGGTTTTTATCCAGTTTATGATCGTGCTCCACCATGTAATCCACGGCGAAATTGAAAAAGGCATTTTTGCGGCGCAGTTCCACGGCGAAGTTTGTGAGCGGCTCGCCATCGGCTTCTATGTCTGGTGTGATGCCGCCACCGCCATAGACCTCCCGGTTTTTAACCGTGTGGTAAACCTGTTTGAGATTCAGTTCTTCCTCGGCGTTGATGTCGGATTCGTTCACTTCCTTGCCCAGGAGGATTTGGTCGTTGCTTTTTTTGTGGATGCAGCGTCCCGATTTGATGTAATAGTATGCGGTGGTGATTTTTATGCCGTTTCCGTTCATGAGGGGTAAAAGCTGTTGGACGCTTCCCTTCCCGAAGGTTGTTTTTCCCATGACGAGGCCTTTATCCCAGTCTTGGAGCGAGCCGGCAAAGATTTCGGAGGCGCTGGCGCTGGCTTCGTTCACCAACACGATGATGGGGTAGTTTCGGGCTTTGGTGTTGAAACGGGTGAGATATTGGCGATTCGCGTTTGGCATTCTGCCTTTTGTTTCCACCACCAGTTTGTTGGGGCCGATGAATTCGTTCACAGTGTCCACAGCCTGATCCAGCAAACCTCCCGGGTTTGAACGCAGGTCGATGATGAGGCCGGTGATTCCTTCCGCTTCGAGGGAGGCAAGCGCGGCGCGCAGTTCTTGCACGGTGTTTTCATTGAATTGGCTGAGGCGCAGATAGCCGGCTCCATTGTCCATCTTGAAGCTGTAGGGCACGCTTTTGATTTTGATGGTTTCGCGGGTGATTTTGAATTCGAGGGGTTTTGTGACTCCGGGGCGGCTGATGGTGATGATGACAGTGGTGCCCACATCCCCGCGCATATATTTTATGGCTTCATCGGTGCTGAGGCCCACAATGCTTTTATCGTTCACACGGATGATTTTGTCGCCGGCGGTGATTCCCATTCTGTAAGCAGGGGTTCCTTCGATGGGGGAAATCACGGTGACATAATCCCCGATTTTGTCTATCTGGATGCCCAAACCACCGAAAGACCCTTTTGTGGAGGTGGTGAAATCTTCGTATTCGCTTTTGGTGAAATAGGTTGTGTGAGGGTCGGTGGAACCGAGCATGCCGATGATGGCGGCTTTAATCAATTCTTCATCGCTGAGTTCGGTTACATAACTCTGTTTCAGTTTGCTGAGCACTTCGCTGAAGAGGCCGAGCTGGGAATAGAGGTCGGAACCGTTGCCTTGATTTTGGGCGAAAACTCCGGTGGCGGTGAAAAGCATGATGGCCGTCAGAATCCAAACCGCGGCTATGGTGAGCAGGGCTGTTTTTTGCTTGTTTTTAATCACTTGATACTCCTAAGCGGGTTAAAACTGTGTCTATTATCTGGGCGTGGATGGTTGAACGCGAAAGTTTTCCATCCAGCACCACGAATCGTTCTGGGTTCTTTTTGGCAAGGTTTTGATATTCAGCCCTCACCAGTTCACGGAAAGAATTGTCCTCCAATTCGAGGCGGTCAAGGGTTCTTTTTCCGATGCGCGCCATGCCTTCGGAAACGGGAATGTCCAGTAGGAAAGTGAGGTTGGGCACGGTGTGGAAAGTGGCAAAATCTGTGAGGATGCGGATTTGCTCCATATCCAAGGAACGGGCAGCACCCTGGTATGCGAAAGTGGAATCGTAATAGCGGTCGCAAAGGACTATCTTTCCAGCTTTTAGAGCGGGGATAATCCACTCGCCGGTGTGCTGGGCGCGGCTGGCGCAATAGAGCAGCAGTTCGGTTCGAGGGAGCATGGCTTTGTTTGCGGTGTCCAAAAGCAGGTGGCGTATGGCTTCGGCGATGGGCGGTCCTCCGGGCTCGCGAGTTTGCAGCACTGGCAGTCCCAGCTCTTCCAAACGAGTGGCTAAAAGAGCCATTTGAGTGGATTTGCCGCTGCCGTCCACGCCTTCGAATGTGATGAAAAGTCCTTTCATGGCAGCCCTTTAGGTGATGGTGTCGGTTTTGTAATGTTCGTCATCACGCTCGGGAACGTCGATGAGGAAATGGGCTCCGCGGCTTTCCCTTCTCATCAGGGCGCTGCGGATGACCGCGATGGCGATGATGGCAAGGTTTCTGGTTTCCACCACTTCGCGGCGGACGGCGTTGTGTTGATAGAAATTGTTTACTTCGTTGTAGATGTTTTCCATGCGGGAGAGGGCATATTTCAGGAGGCGGCGGGAACGGCGGATGCCCACATAGCCGTCCATGATGGTGCCGATAATTTCGCGGTTATGGGAAATCACGACCCATTCGTTTTCGTTGAATTCTTCCATCTGTTTCCAGGGTGGGATTTCCGGGAAGTTCACGCTTGCTTGGTTTGAGGGGTGGTTTCCAGCGCGCCACCCGGTTACGAGGGCTTCCAGAAGGGAGTTTGAGGCCAAACGGTTTGCGCCGTGCAGCCCGGTGCAGGAAACCTCTCCGGCGGCGAAAAGATTGTGGATGTCCGTGATGCCATCGATGGTTGAAAGCACTCCGCCACAAAAATAGTGAGCGGCAGGCGCCACGGGGATGGGATCGCGGGTGAAATCAATCCCGTGTTCCTGCAGGCGGCGATCGATATAGGGAAAGTGTGAACGGAGTTTTTGCGTTGGTATCCCGGTGGCATCCAGCCAGCAGAATTTTTCGCCGCGGCGTTTCAGTTCGGTGTCGATGGCGCGGGAGATGATGTCGCGGGGGGCAAGGTTTGCCTGGGGATGATAGTTTTTCATGAAAGCGGTTCCATCCTGAAGTTTAAGGATGGCTCCTTCGCCACGCACCGCTTCGCTGATGAGAAAGGTTTTGCCTTCCGCGCTCCAAAACGCGGTGGGATGGAACTGGACAAATTCCATGTTCGCGAGTCTGGCTCCGGCAAGGCGCGCCATTGCCATTCCATCTCCAGTCGAAACATCGGGATTTGTGTTGTGGGCATAAACTCGTGAGGCTCCACCGGTGGCGAGCATGGTTTTTTTGGCACGGAAAATCCGGACTTCATTGGAAGCGCCTTCGAGGACGTATGCTCCCCAGCAGGAAATTCCAGGCACGAAGCCCTTGGTTTGGACCACGTGGTGTTGGGTGATGAGGTCGATGGCGATGCTATTTTCGTAGATGTCGATATTGGGATCGTTTTGGCAGCTTCGGATGAGGGCTTCCATAATCTGATGACCGGTGGAATCCGCGGCGTAGGCAACGCGACGGTGTGTATGTCCACCTTCGAGGGTGAGGGAGAGGTTTTCGAGGCGGTTGTCGTAGCTGTCGTCCCTGAGGGTGAAATCGGTTCCGATGTCGATGAGATATTGGATTAGCTTTGGACCCTCAGTGATAATTTGGCAAATAACGTCTTTTTTCCCCAATTCGGCGCCGGCTTTGAAGGTGTCTTCGCAATGTTCCACAAAAGAATCGCTCGCGTCCAAAACCGCGGCTATTCCGCCCTGGGCGTAATCTGTGTTGCAATCCACCATTCTTTTTTTTGTGACCACAGCCACGCGCCCCAGGCGGGAAACCTGGAGGGCATAAATCAGCCCGGCGATGCCGCTTCCCAAAACGAGAAAATCGTAGTCCAACATATGTTTATCCATTATCATTTCTCACCAGGACGAGGGCGTCTTCGCGCGGGTCCTGATAGTAATCTTTCCTCAGGCCAAGGGGTTTGAAGTCGTGTTTTTGATAGAGCTTTTTGGCGGCTAAATTCGAGAGGCGCACTTCCAAAAAGATATTTTTGACACCTTTGGCGGTGAGCATTTCGATGGTGTGTTCCAAAAGCTGGGTTGCCAAACCCTGTCTCCAAAAAAGGGGGTCGATGGCGAAGTTCATGATGGTGGCTTCATCCAAAACCGAGTGGATCATGATAAAGCCGCGCAGGGAATCGCCTTCGCAGATTACCCAGGAGCGCTCATCATGAAAAAATCCAAAAGATTCCGGAGGCCAGGGATTGGGAAAAGCCTGGCGTTCAATACGCATTACGTCCTCGAGATCATTTTCTCGCATGGGACGGATCAGGCGGGAGTTTTCCATTCACATCTTTTCCGGGGCGCTGATTCCCATCAGGTCGAGACAGCCAGCCAAGACGTCTTTCACCACTTCGATGAGCAGCAGCCTGGCTTGGGAGAGTTCCATGTATTTGGGATTGACCACTTGGTATTTGTTGTAAAACCGATGAAAGAGACCGCAAAGTTCCTCCGTGTATGTGGCAAGACGGTGGGGTT
This genomic window contains:
- a CDS encoding T9SS type A sorting domain-containing protein — protein: MKKSFLLAVLLLLAAFMVAATSSVTLGTLPTSAELIRDNSEGLTVRYSIDKLDFEEVQTKGGLFTEISVAQYTTTNRVGQPKLPLLRQIISVPEGAQVRAEFSSALQQTYLLSDLGWDKPIIPKQESISKSENPEQVPFVIDHGFYGRNAWTDEPAIAVTELGHMRGYRLFALDFTPIRYNPADGRLEVIYSAELEVDFINPDHIGTRELRAKTFSPAFEAPLRSILLNPDSDRVSLNRYPMSYIIITPADFVGALEPFIEWKKQEGYNVILATTNQTGTTASSIKSYLQGIWNDATADNPAPSYLLIVGDTPQIPSNTGNTASHVTDLTYVRLQGSDYIPDMYFGRFSATTAAEVTNQVNKTLMYERYAMPDDSYLQEVVMIAGVDSYWSTTHANGAINYSTGNYFNTAHGIDSHTYLYPASGSSSSAIIQNVSNGAGYVNYTAHGSETTWHDPSFTISNINSLQNINKYPVVVGNCCLTSAFNIGTCFAEAWLRAVDKGAVIYIGGTNSTYWDEDYWWAVGWKPPIVGTGSPFVPGRTGAYDAMFHEHNEPFEDWGSNVASMMFMANMAVVQANSTRANMYWEIYSIMGDPSLIPWLGIPENNSFQAPQTLFMGLGNLDVIADPYTYVAISMDGELHGVGLTDASGLLSLDFTPFSEPGTARIVLTRSLRKPMIVDVPVVPNVGPYVTVSPIGVVDPNLNGIAEAGETISMDLTFNNVGIQDATNLSATLSSENPYVSVLEGSIDLPNIPSESQVVMDGVFSVLFHLNIPDQEKVFFDICVSDGTNEWVSTRSLTVNAPELAFGNMTMIDSNGDGFLQPGEDVSITLNLTNNGHMAAESGELTILAHHPGIILSTDGFILPSLGVGVTIPVTFTVSLGAYLADGDMIPVGLSLAAGAQNLNYCVVLPIGMMGDGFETGDFSAHTWQNDPSVPWTIETSPSNVHSGIFSAKSGAIAHNTNTDLSITMNVGAAGNISFWRKVSSENNYDWLRFSIDDVEQGSWSGTKDWDQVSYPVTPGNHTFKWSYTKDYSVSTGGDCAWIDDIVFPLSGSGDIAMIFVPQEGIAFTNVTPNAELSADFVVNNLGTVPLSGHISYPSEMELILNGSAVANDAAYNVQVGEGNTYTLRYTVPNPAHNLTGEIVITSNDTANPAVVIPVRVEIDTATQDDGNIPLATALEGNYPNPFNPETSIAFALKEGGNVRLAIYNVKGQLIRTLVDAKLPAGRHQAVWNGKDEAGRGVSSGIYLYRMESADYNKTMKMMLMK
- a CDS encoding S41 family peptidase produces the protein MIKNKQKTALLTIAAVWILTAIMLFTATGVFAQNQGNGSDLYSQLGLFSEVLSKLKQSYVTELSDEELIKAAIIGMLGSTDPHTTYFTKSEYEDFTTSTKGSFGGLGIQIDKIGDYVTVISPIEGTPAYRMGITAGDKIIRVNDKSIVGLSTDEAIKYMRGDVGTTVIITISRPGVTKPLEFKITRETIKIKSVPYSFKMDNGAGYLRLSQFNENTVQELRAALASLEAEGITGLIIDLRSNPGGLLDQAVDTVNEFIGPNKLVVETKGRMPNANRQYLTRFNTKARNYPIIVLVNEASASASEIFAGSLQDWDKGLVMGKTTFGKGSVQQLLPLMNGNGIKITTAYYYIKSGRCIHKKSNDQILLGKEVNESDINAEEELNLKQVYHTVKNREVYGGGGITPDIEADGEPLTNFAVELRRKNAFFNFAVDYMVEHDHKLDKNLVVGSSLLNSFLAYASSRDIKYTQADVDSTDTYLRTMIKSELLRAVHGDLEAYKATIGLDKQLQQAVALLNRFKTMDELFAHAAAQNKKQ
- a CDS encoding dTMP kinase — protein: MKGLFITFEGVDGSGKSTQMALLATRLEELGLPVLQTREPGGPPIAEAIRHLLLDTANKAMLPRTELLLYCASRAQHTGEWIIPALKAGKIVLCDRYYDSTFAYQGAARSLDMEQIRILTDFATFHTVPNLTFLLDIPVSEGMARIGKRTLDRLELEDNSFRELVRAEYQNLAKKNPERFVVLDGKLSRSTIHAQIIDTVLTRLGVSSD
- the nadB gene encoding L-aspartate oxidase — translated: MLDYDFLVLGSGIAGLIYALQVSRLGRVAVVTKKRMVDCNTDYAQGGIAAVLDASDSFVEHCEDTFKAGAELGKKDVICQIITEGPKLIQYLIDIGTDFTLRDDSYDNRLENLSLTLEGGHTHRRVAYAADSTGHQIMEALIRSCQNDPNIDIYENSIAIDLITQHHVVQTKGFVPGISCWGAYVLEGASNEVRIFRAKKTMLATGGASRVYAHNTNPDVSTGDGMAMARLAGARLANMEFVQFHPTAFWSAEGKTFLISEAVRGEGAILKLQDGTAFMKNYHPQANLAPRDIISRAIDTELKRRGEKFCWLDATGIPTQKLRSHFPYIDRRLQEHGIDFTRDPIPVAPAAHYFCGGVLSTIDGITDIHNLFAAGEVSCTGLHGANRLASNSLLEALVTGWRAGNHPSNQASVNFPEIPPWKQMEEFNENEWVVISHNREIIGTIMDGYVGIRRSRRLLKYALSRMENIYNEVNNFYQHNAVRREVVETRNLAIIAIAVIRSALMRRESRGAHFLIDVPERDDEHYKTDTIT
- the rimI gene encoding ribosomal protein S18-alanine N-acetyltransferase — its product is MRIERQAFPNPWPPESFGFFHDERSWVICEGDSLRGFIMIHSVLDEATIMNFAIDPLFWRQGLATQLLEHTIEMLTAKGVKNIFLEVRLSNLAAKKLYQKHDFKPLGLRKDYYQDPREDALVLVRNDNG